A region of the Chryseobacterium cucumeris genome:
AAATCGATATCAAAAGTGTCTCCCGAAGGATTACCGTTGGCCGGAGAAGTGTATCCGCTTCCCTTATAGCTGCTTGGGTAGGTTATACCCTGACTTTGGTAAGTAGACATGTCATTGTCACAAATACATCCGATACATCCTGCATTGCCGCCACCACCGTCTCTGCCAAAAAGGTGTCCTATGTCAAAATTATTATTTCCGATGGAAGAGCTCAGATTGTTCATCAGCTCCAGATTCCAGTTTTTCATTTGTGAAGAGGAAGAATAAGGATCTGTAGCGGCATCGGTATAGATAAGATCATCATTATTGGCAATCAGGACCATTCTCGCTGCAAAATCATTTTCAAAAATACCATTCACGCGGGTCATGGTATTATTCATGGCTGCTAAAGCCTGAGCTTTTGTTCCTCCAAAATAAGAAGTATATTCTCCTGTGCAGGAAAGTGCAAGTCTGAACGTTCTTAATGTAGCATCATCCGCATTTTTATGGGTTACGACATTTAAATTACCTTTTTGAGCAGCATCAGAAACTGTACATTCGAGTTTGTTCAAATGGTCTTTTCTGTCAGACTTTTTATAAACAATATAAGTGGAAAGGTCTTTGGTATAAGGCTGAATAAAAACGGCAGATTGATCTTTGTAGATTTCCATAGAAGATAATCCTAAAGGAGAGATGCTGAAATAAACTTTTGAAGCAGGATCTTCGACACCTTCACCGATATAAGATTTGATATCCGGATATTTAGAAGCGAGTTCCGGTTCAAAATTAGAATTTTCCGTTACCCTGAAACTTTCCATTCTCCCTGTTGAATTGGGAAAAAAGATAATGACTTCGGATTGCCCTGCTAATCTTTTTGGAGCCTTTGCTAATACATTTTTTAATCCGCTTATATTCAGATGAAAAAGCTGCGGATCTTCAAAAACTGACATATTTTCAAGAACGGGAGAGGATATTTTAATGGAGCTTGAAGTCCATAAACGATCGGTCTGTGCAAAAGAAATACCCGACAATGCGAGCATTCCCGTCATCAATAATTGTTTTTTCACTTACATGTATTTTCGGCAAAAATACTAAAAAAACTTACTGAAAATGTATTCTTTATATGAATTTTTTATCGGATATACCGATACGAAAAGGTGATAAAGTGAGAGATGGTATAAAATTTAAAAAAAAGAAAAACCGTTCTGTGCAGAACGGTTTTTCACATCGTTTAATTTTAAAAAGTCTATTCGTTACTAATTTTTAATAAATCTCTTAGAAGATTCTCCAATTTGAATCATATAAGCTCCTTTGATAAGGTTGCTTACATTCACAGAGCCCCTTTGAAGTTTTCCTGAGTCAATTAGTTTTCCACCCATATCGAAGATCTTATAATCTTCTGATGCTGTATTGGAAATATATAGTATATCTCTCACGGGGTTTGGATAAAGCTTCACATCCGTGATCAGATCATTTGTATTATGAAGATCTCCTTTTCCTGAAGAAACAATATTAAGGGTGTAATCTTCCACCTGTCCGTAAGTGAATGCTTCACATGAAGATGTAGGAATTGAGCTGTACTTCATCATTACTCTCATTCTAGTAGATCCAACTGTGGCAGTAGCAGGAATTGTAATAGATCCTGTAACAGGGCTGGTTGTAGAACCTGCTTTTGTCCATGCCAGCTCTCCGCTGTCTGTGAAGTCTCCGTCTCCGTTATAATCAATATAAACTGCGTAGGCTTCGCTGTATTTTGTAGAAGTCCACACCGGAGTAATGGAAATTGTATAAGCACTTCCTCTTGTAACATTGGTAGAAACTGAAGTGAAGTTTTCGTATCCTGCAGTTCCTGTAGACGTATTATTGATAGATCCGAATGTCACATTTCCAATTCTCTCATCTGCTGTATTTGAGGCCGAAGAAGAACAATAAGTAACTGTTCCTCCGGAAAGAGTCGTAACACTTACGGTGTTGCTGGAAACAGAAGCATTTCCTGCCGCATCTTTTGCTTTCACAGAGAAAGAATACGTAGTTGCCGGTGAAAGTCCTGTTACAGTATATGTAGTAGAAGCCGTAGAACCAATTAATGAAGCTCCCTGGTATACATCGTATCCGGTAACACCAACATTATCTGTAGCTCCAGACCATGAAAGGTTAGTGGTTGTAGCTGTAGTTCCTGAAGCAGCAAGGGTAGGAGCTGTAGGAGCAACCGTGTCAGGAGTTCCGGAACCTGCATTTACAGAGATGTTAGCATTGTTAACATCAAAGAAAATGTGATTTGATCCTTTTACCATAATTCTTCCTGTCGTTGTATTGGCATTAGGAATGGTCACTGCCTGTGAGCCATCATTCGGAGTTCCTGCCAATAGAGTAGTCCATGTATTTCCACTGTCTGTTGACCAGAGGATATCCACATTAGCAGCATTTACCCCGTTGGCTGTAGTTCCTGCCACATTCCATGTTACTGTCTGAGAACTTCCTCCGGCGTATGTTGTTGCAGAGTTTTGTGAAGTGATATTGAATGGTCCGGCAGTTCCGTTAACAGTGATAACAGCATCATCGGAATTATTTCCTGAACCTCCTGCTTTGTTATCACGAACAGTAAATCTGAAGTTTAATGTTCTGGCTACTGAAGAAAGTGCTTCTACAGTGATTTCAGAGCCTGCGGTAGTGGTTGCTCCGGCCAGAACTGAAGCCATTCTTGGGAAATATCTTACCGGTGCAGTAGTAGGAGTCCATGATCTGAAATTAGGTCCTGAAGTTTTTGTAGCACTTGCAGCGGAACTTGCTCCTGTCTGGGAAGACGAAGCGTTGTCCATTTGCTCCCAGATATAGGTTAAAGAATCTCCGTCAGCATCTGTTCCTGTACCTGTAAGAACAAATGGAGTTCCTTTTGGAATGGTATAATCTAATCCTGCATTAGCTGTAGGAATTGCATTTCCGGTGTTGGTATTGACAGAGCAGGTTTTAGCTTTAATATTATTAGTGATCTGCTGGATGCTTATTGCATGGAAAAATGCATCTGAATGCGGTTGAATATCCTGGCTGGTAATTCCTGCATAACCCATGATTGTTGATCCTGATCCTGGCTCCATATTGGCACCTGTACCTTCATTGTTCATGGAGAAGGTGTGGTTTCCACCGAACTGGTGTCCCATTTCATGAGCTACGTAGTCGATATCAAAATTGTCTCCCGAAGGAATAGCATCTGCCGGAGAGGTATATCCGCTTCCTTTTGATCCGTTTGTACAGATACAGCCGATACAGCCTGCATTTCCTCCACCTCCGGAAGCTCCGAACAAGTGACCGATGTCATAATTAGCTTCTCCAATTACAGACGTTAAAGTGCTTTGCAGCTGGGAATTCCAGTTGCTCATTCCTGAAGCTGCGGAATAAGGGTCTGTAGATGCATTGGTGTAGATGACAGCGTCATTGTTGGCGATAAGAACCATTCTCGCTGCGAAATCTTTTTCAAATACACCGTTTACACGGGTCATTGTAGTATTCATCGCTGCTAAAGCCTGAGCTTTTGTTCCTCCGAAATACGTGGTGTATTCACCTGTGCAGGACAGTGCCAGTCTGAATGTTCTCAGTTTGGCATCATCAGCATTAGGTCTTGCAGCAAGAGAAGAATTGGAAACTCCTTTCTGTGCGGCATCTACCACTGTACATTCAAACTTGTTGAGATCATCTTTTTTGTCAGATTTTCTGTATACTACATACGAAGAAAGATCTTTGGTGTAAGGCTCGATGAAAACGGCCGATTTATCACCATAAATTTCCATGGAGGACAGTCCTAGCGGAGAAACACTGAAATAGACTGTGGAATTAGGATCATCCAGACCTTGTCCCACATAGGATTTGATGTCCGGATATTTGGCTGCCAGCTCAGGGGCAAAATTGGAATTCTCCCTCACTTTAAAATTTTCCATTCTGCCTTCAGAATTTGGAAAAGAAATAATGATTTCAGATTTTTCGCCTGCAGCCAGCCTTTTGGGAGCTTTTGCCAGAATGTTTTTCAATCCGTTGATATCCAGGTTGTAAACCTTTGGATTGCTGATACTGGTTTTGTTTTCAAAGATCTCTGATGAAGTTCTTTTTGAACCTTCAGACCAAAGACGGTCAGTCTGTGCGAAAGAAATACCCGAAATAAGGAGCATTCCAATCAGCGTTAATTGTTTTTTCATATTAAATATTAAATTTGATTGTGGAATGTCAAATCTAATAAAAAATTTATTACGAAAAACAAAATTTTTTAAGGAATATTTAGACTTTGTATATAATATATTATGTAATACATTGTATATAATGGAAAATGCTCATTAATAAAAGAAAAATAAAAGTTGTAAAATGAATTTTAATTTTAAAAAAATAACATATCGATTTTTTATTTGTTAATTTATTAAATTGAGACAATAAATTTTATTAATAATTCAATTATTCATGAATAAATTTTAATAAATTACATTTAATGAATACTATTGTGCCGCTCTGTGTTCTCCCTACAAAAAAAGCTGTTTCAAAATGAAACAGCTTCTATTATATTGATGCAATGTTTAACTACATTTTATCATCAGCAGTAGGTCCGTAAAGTCCAGGAACTTTGTTTCCGGTTGATCTTAAATAAACAACCAGCTCACCTCTGTGATGGTACAAATGATTATAAAGAAAAGCTCTTATCACCTGAACCTTTGGCATAGGAGGGAAAAGTACATTTCCGTTCATTTCCATTTTCCACTCGTTGAAATAGGTATTTTCATCAGAGTTTTCAAGAGCTTTCTGTGCGTTGGCAACATTCTCCTCAAATTTTGCAAGAATATTTTCTGCTTTGGAAATATCTCCTTTGTCATACCTGTAAGTTCCCATATCGAAAACGTCCTGATTGAAAGTGGATTCATACCAGTTGTATACTTCAGCAATGTGAGAAGCAAGCTGACCGGTTGTCCAGTTTTTTTCGGACGGTTTCCAATCCAGTGCGCTGTCGGGGATTGCCTGTAAGATTTTTCTGGTGTTTTCAGCTTCATGCAGAAATTCACCTAAAAGTACCTGTTTAATCATTTGTATCGGTGTTATTTTTAAAATTATTTTGTAATATCTCTTCCAATGACAAGTCTCTGGATCTCAGACGTTCCTTCTCCAATAGTACAAAGTTTGGAATCTCTATAAAACTTTTCAGCAGGGAAATCTTTCGTATAACCATATCCTCCGAAGATCTGAACTGCATTGTTTGAGATTCTTACACAAGCTTCAGAAGCATATAGTTTAGCCATAGCTCCTTCTTTTGTCATTTTTTGTTTTGCATTCTTAAGAGTAGATGCTCTCTGGATAAGAAGTTCAGCAGCATCAATTTCTGTTGCCATATCTGCCAGCATAAAGTTGATTGCCTGGAAATCTGCAATAGGTTTTCCGAATTGATGTCTTTCTTTTGCATATTTCAAAGCTGCTTTATAAGCTCCTCTTGCAGTCCCTAAGCTTAATGCAGCAATAGAAATTCTACCGCCATCCAACACTTTCATAGCCTGCTTGAAACCTTCTCCAACTTCACCTAAACGGTGAGAATCCGGTACGCGTACATTATCAAAAATTAATTCTGCTGTTTCAGAAGCACGCATCCCTAATTTATTTTCTTTTTTTCCGGAAGTAAAACCAGGCATTCCTTTTTCCAAAACAAAGGCTGTAGAATTATTTTTAGCTCCTTTTTCACCTGTTCTCGTCATTACTACGGCAATATCACCTGAAATAGCGTGGGTGATAAAGTTTTTAGCTCCGTTGATGATCCACTCATCACCATCTTTTACAGCAGTTGTAGACATACCTCCTGAATCAGAACCTGTGTTGTGCTCTGTAAGTCCCCAAGCTCCGATTACTTTTCCGGAAGCCAGCTGAGGAAGCCATTTGTGTCTTTGTTCTTCATTTCCAAATTCATAAATATGGTTGGTGCAAAGTGAGTTGTGTGCTGCTACAGAAAGACCAATAGATGGGTCAACCTGAGAAATTTCGTCCAGAATAGTAACATACTCATGATAGCCTAAGCCGGAACCTCCATATTGTTCAGGAACTACAATTCCCATAAAACCCATCTCACCCAACTGGTGGAATAAGTCTTTTGGAAATGTTTGGCTTTCATCCCATTCCATAATATTCGGTCTGATGTTCTTTTCTGCAAATTCTCTAGCCGTCTCCGCTATCATTTTGATGTTGTCAATAGTCTCAGTATTCATATAATAATAGTTAGTTCCCAAAGATAACCAAATTGATGGAATGCTAAAGAAAAATTATTTTCCCAGCATTATTAACGACCAATACATCTAATTTTCAATTTTTTATATTTTGAGAATTAATACTTTCTTAATAAAATATTCTGGCATATTCGTTTTTTATTTCACTATTTTTAGTTTCCCAATTTTTAAGGCATGAAAAAAATTCTACTTCCAATCCTTTTGATTTCTTCTTATAGTGCTGCGCAGGCACCTGCGGGGTATTATGATGGAACAGCCGGACTGACGGGATATGCCCTGAAATCAAAGATCCACGATATTATTTCAGAAAAAATGATCAACTGGCATTATGACGATCTTAAAGTGTTATATGCCCAGACTGATCTGGATAAATATTATGATCATGATGCTTCCAATACTCAGTATCTGCTGGATATCTATTCTGAAATTCCGTCTGGGCCGGATTCTTATGAATATACTACAGATCAGTTGGTAGCAGGTGTTGGTGCGGAAGGTTTGGGGTACAACCGGGAACATATGATGCCGCAGAGTACATTCAGTACAAGCTCATCTATCAGTGATTATCCTATGTATTCGGATCTGAATTTTATAATTCCTGTTGATGGATGGATCAACCAGCGAAGAAGCAATTATCCATATGGAACAGGAAATAATACCAATCATTATATTTTTTCCAACACTTCGAGAATATCTAATGCAGCGATTCCCAATTACCCTTATACTGGAAGAGTGTATGAACCTATTAATGAATTCAAAGGTGATATTGCAAGGTCATTGTTATACTTTGCAGTACGCTATGAAGGAAAGTTAGGTTCATTCAATACCGCTTATACCACATCTGCCAATCTTACTCCTGCTACAGACCAATGTCCGTTGGACGGAACGGAAGAAAGAGCAGTTGATCTTGCCTATATTGCCATGCTGAAACAGTGGAATACGGCAGATCCGGTTTCGCAAAGAGAAATTGACCGGAACAATGCTGTTTATACTATACAAAAAAACAGAAACCCATTTATTGATCATCCTGAGTGGATTGATATGATCTGGTCCGAAACACCTGATACTATTGCTCCTGCGGCTCCCGGATCACTGGTTTCAACCCAGCAGAATGCTTATTTTGTGAATCTGAGCTGGACGGCTTCTCCTGATGCGGATATTTTAGGATACAGGATTTATATGAATGGATCTGTAACGCCTGTTGCCACTACAAAAGGGACTTCCATCAGCATCGATCACCTGAGCCCGTCAACCACCTATACTTTTACGGTGAAAGCCTTTGATAAAGCATACCTGGAATCTCCATTCAGTAATATGGTAACAGCCTCAACAATTGCTTCGGATTCCTATGCCCCGGATCTTATCATTACCAAATATATATCCGGAACAAATACGGAATCTGTGAAAAATAATGCGCTGGAAATTGTCAATAAAACAGGACATGAGGTTAATTTAAATAATTACAGAATTAATATTCAGTTTAAAAATAATATATCAGGAGATTTCTATAATGGCGACACATACGAATTGGAAGGCAAGGTAGGAAACAACGAAACTTTTGTTATCCTGAATCCGAAAGGCACTTTATCATGCTATACTCTTGGCGAGGCAAGATTTGTAACTGCTTCTGATCCTATGATGTTTGCGGGAGGAAATTATGTGGAACTTGCGTATAATAAAACGGTTACAGTGGATGCTATCGGGGTAAAATACACGACCAATAATAACGGGAACGTATCTTTATACAGAAAAAACACCATCAATCAACCCAATAATACTTTTACTAGCAGTGAATGGGATTCTTATCCGTCCAATTACTGTCAGAATCTGGGAGGCACATTGTCTACAGCGGAATTGATGACTGTTAATAATGAGTTTACAATATATCCGAATCCTGTTTATGATTATCTGTATGTGAACGGAGAAGTTACCCATATAAAGACAGCCCAAATCATAGATCTTTCGGGAAAAGTGATTTATACTGAAAAAGATCCTTTCAGGTATAAAAAAGATATTTCTGTACAAGGGATTCCAACGGGAACTTATTTCCTGAAGCTTGATGAAAAGGTACATCAGTTTATTAAAAGGTAAATAAAATCAAATTTGAATACTATAATTTTTGTGACAAGCCAAACCTAACAGGTTTCTAAAACCTGTTAGGTTTATTTTTAAATAATACGCAAAGGGAATTGATGAGATTGCTTCGCTTTACCCGCAATGACTGTCCTAGCCCTGATAGCAGCGGTTACCCCGCAGTAGAAGTGGGAGAGTTGTAGGGTTAAGGAGTTGGAATAGATAGGCGCGAGGAGTATGAGCGGATAGCAGGAACAGCTTCTTACTATAAAAAAAGTATAAAAAAGTAGAGTTAAAGTCGACACCATAATAAAAGATTGAACATTTTTTTGCTGTTTTGCTATTCAGTAGTTTTATATAAAGCCTTAAAAACCTTATGTTTACTATATCATTGATATAAGCTGATTCACTAATAATCAATATCTATAAGTGTTTCTGCTTATATTTTTTATATATAAGTAATTATGCTTATATTTGCAGTATGATAGCGGTCATTACCGGTGATATTATAAATTCACAGCATGCGGACACTGAAGTTTGGATTACCAGGCTTAAACATCTTCTCGAAAAATGGGGAAGCGCTCCTCACACATGGGAAATCTACAGAGGAGATGAGTTCCAGTTCAAATGCAGAATTGATGACGTTTTCTGGCGTTTTCTAGCCATAAAATCTCTTATTAAAAGTGTTGAAAATTTAGATGTAAGGATGGCCATAGGTATTGGTGAGGAAAGTTTTTCTTCTGAGAAAATCACTGAATCCAATGGTACAGCCTATGTCAATTCCGGGAGACTGCTTAATGACCTTAAAAGTGACGGGCATACTGTTGCCATCAAAACATCAAGTGATCCGGTGGACAGAGATCTTAATATCCTGTTGAAATGGTCGTCCAAGGATTTTGATAACTGGACAATGGCTACGGCAGAGATCATTCATGAGATGATTATGAATCAGGATATCACTCAGGAAGATCTTGCTAAGAGATTTGCTATTTCACAGTCTTCGGTAAGCCAGAGACTGAAACGAGCCAACTATGAGCTCATCGTGGAAACCAATCAGTATTTCAGAAAGAAAATCTCAGAATTATAGGCATGATCTTCATCAAACTCATATTGGCACATTTACTCGGAGATTTTATACTTCAGCCAAATTCATGGGTTGCAGATAAGGAGAACCATAAACTGAAAAGTAAGTTTTTATACCTTCATATTCTGATTCACACTATTTTAAGCCTTGTTTTCCTTTGGGATCTTCAGCTTTGGTGGGTCGCTGTATTGGTGGGAATTACTCACTTTATGATTGATGCTTCCAAACTTATATTTCAAAATGTAAAGACTAAGAAAAGATGGTTTTTCATTGATCAGCTGCTGCATGTTTCAGTGATTGCCGGAGTTTCTTTTTATTTCCAGGAATTCAGTTTTGGCTTCGTACAAAATCAGGAATTTTTGAAGGTAATTATGGCGGCGCTGTTTCTGACAACACCTGCTTCTATTTTTATCAAAACCTTATTGTCATCCTGGACACCTGCTCCGGATGGCCCCAACACTATTCAAACCGAATCTTTATCAAGTGCCGGAAAATATATCGGAATTTTAGAACGTCTGCTGGTTTTCACTTTTATTATGGTGAATCATTGGGAAGGCGTAGGTTTCATGGTAGCTGCCAAATCTGTTTTCAGGTTCAGCGACCTTGCACAGGCAAAACAGAGAAAACTTACGGAGTATGTATTAATTGGTACACTGCTGAGTTTTGGACTGGCTGTCTTAACAGGAATAATAATAAAATAAATCAATAAATCTAACTACAATTTAGAAAGTAAAATTATGAGTCAAAAGAAAGAAATGTTGTACGAGGGGAAAGCAAAACAAGTATTTGCAACCGATAATCCTGATGAAGTAGTAGTACGTTTCAAAGACGATGCTACAGCATTTAACGCTCAAAAAAGAGGTCAGGTAGACCTTAAAGGGGAAATGAACAACGCAATCACAACCCTTATTTTTGAATACTTGAATGAGAAAGGGATTAAAACTCATTTCATCAAAAAATTAGACGAAAGAGAGCAGCTGGTAAGAAAGGTTTCTATCATTCCTTTGGAAATGGTGGTAAGAAACTACTCTGCAGGAAGCATGGCGCAAAGATTAGGAGTGGAAGAAGGAATTAAATCTCCTGTAACGATCTTCGATATCTGTTATAAAAAAGATGAATTGGGAGATCCGCTTATCAATGATCACCATGCCGTTTTCTTAGGAGCAGCTACTTACGAAGAACTTGACGAAATGTATGAGTTATCTTCAGATATCAATGATATCCTTATCGACCTGTTTGACAAAATCAATATCATCCTGG
Encoded here:
- a CDS encoding reprolysin-like metallopeptidase; translation: MKKQLTLIGMLLISGISFAQTDRLWSEGSKRTSSEIFENKTSISNPKVYNLDINGLKNILAKAPKRLAAGEKSEIIISFPNSEGRMENFKVRENSNFAPELAAKYPDIKSYVGQGLDDPNSTVYFSVSPLGLSSMEIYGDKSAVFIEPYTKDLSSYVVYRKSDKKDDLNKFECTVVDAAQKGVSNSSLAARPNADDAKLRTFRLALSCTGEYTTYFGGTKAQALAAMNTTMTRVNGVFEKDFAARMVLIANNDAVIYTNASTDPYSAASGMSNWNSQLQSTLTSVIGEANYDIGHLFGASGGGGNAGCIGCICTNGSKGSGYTSPADAIPSGDNFDIDYVAHEMGHQFGGNHTFSMNNEGTGANMEPGSGSTIMGYAGITSQDIQPHSDAFFHAISIQQITNNIKAKTCSVNTNTGNAIPTANAGLDYTIPKGTPFVLTGTGTDADGDSLTYIWEQMDNASSSQTGASSAASATKTSGPNFRSWTPTTAPVRYFPRMASVLAGATTTAGSEITVEALSSVARTLNFRFTVRDNKAGGSGNNSDDAVITVNGTAGPFNITSQNSATTYAGGSSQTVTWNVAGTTANGVNAANVDILWSTDSGNTWTTLLAGTPNDGSQAVTIPNANTTTGRIMVKGSNHIFFDVNNANISVNAGSGTPDTVAPTAPTLAASGTTATTTNLSWSGATDNVGVTGYDVYQGASLIGSTASTTYTVTGLSPATTYSFSVKAKDAAGNASVSSNTVSVTTLSGGTVTYCSSSASNTADERIGNVTFGSINNTSTGTAGYENFTSVSTNVTRGSAYTISITPVWTSTKYSEAYAVYIDYNGDGDFTDSGELAWTKAGSTTSPVTGSITIPATATVGSTRMRVMMKYSSIPTSSCEAFTYGQVEDYTLNIVSSGKGDLHNTNDLITDVKLYPNPVRDILYISNTASEDYKIFDMGGKLIDSGKLQRGSVNVSNLIKGAYMIQIGESSKRFIKN
- a CDS encoding DinB family protein; its protein translation is MIKQVLLGEFLHEAENTRKILQAIPDSALDWKPSEKNWTTGQLASHIAEVYNWYESTFNQDVFDMGTYRYDKGDISKAENILAKFEENVANAQKALENSDENTYFNEWKMEMNGNVLFPPMPKVQVIRAFLYNHLYHHRGELVVYLRSTGNKVPGLYGPTADDKM
- a CDS encoding acyl-CoA dehydrogenase family protein, with amino-acid sequence MNTETIDNIKMIAETAREFAEKNIRPNIMEWDESQTFPKDLFHQLGEMGFMGIVVPEQYGGSGLGYHEYVTILDEISQVDPSIGLSVAAHNSLCTNHIYEFGNEEQRHKWLPQLASGKVIGAWGLTEHNTGSDSGGMSTTAVKDGDEWIINGAKNFITHAISGDIAVVMTRTGEKGAKNNSTAFVLEKGMPGFTSGKKENKLGMRASETAELIFDNVRVPDSHRLGEVGEGFKQAMKVLDGGRISIAALSLGTARGAYKAALKYAKERHQFGKPIADFQAINFMLADMATEIDAAELLIQRASTLKNAKQKMTKEGAMAKLYASEACVRISNNAVQIFGGYGYTKDFPAEKFYRDSKLCTIGEGTSEIQRLVIGRDITK
- a CDS encoding endonuclease, yielding MKKILLPILLISSYSAAQAPAGYYDGTAGLTGYALKSKIHDIISEKMINWHYDDLKVLYAQTDLDKYYDHDASNTQYLLDIYSEIPSGPDSYEYTTDQLVAGVGAEGLGYNREHMMPQSTFSTSSSISDYPMYSDLNFIIPVDGWINQRRSNYPYGTGNNTNHYIFSNTSRISNAAIPNYPYTGRVYEPINEFKGDIARSLLYFAVRYEGKLGSFNTAYTTSANLTPATDQCPLDGTEERAVDLAYIAMLKQWNTADPVSQREIDRNNAVYTIQKNRNPFIDHPEWIDMIWSETPDTIAPAAPGSLVSTQQNAYFVNLSWTASPDADILGYRIYMNGSVTPVATTKGTSISIDHLSPSTTYTFTVKAFDKAYLESPFSNMVTASTIASDSYAPDLIITKYISGTNTESVKNNALEIVNKTGHEVNLNNYRINIQFKNNISGDFYNGDTYELEGKVGNNETFVILNPKGTLSCYTLGEARFVTASDPMMFAGGNYVELAYNKTVTVDAIGVKYTTNNNGNVSLYRKNTINQPNNTFTSSEWDSYPSNYCQNLGGTLSTAELMTVNNEFTIYPNPVYDYLYVNGEVTHIKTAQIIDLSGKVIYTEKDPFRYKKDISVQGIPTGTYFLKLDEKVHQFIKR
- a CDS encoding SatD family protein, translating into MIAVITGDIINSQHADTEVWITRLKHLLEKWGSAPHTWEIYRGDEFQFKCRIDDVFWRFLAIKSLIKSVENLDVRMAIGIGEESFSSEKITESNGTAYVNSGRLLNDLKSDGHTVAIKTSSDPVDRDLNILLKWSSKDFDNWTMATAEIIHEMIMNQDITQEDLAKRFAISQSSVSQRLKRANYELIVETNQYFRKKISEL
- a CDS encoding DUF3307 domain-containing protein is translated as MIFIKLILAHLLGDFILQPNSWVADKENHKLKSKFLYLHILIHTILSLVFLWDLQLWWVAVLVGITHFMIDASKLIFQNVKTKKRWFFIDQLLHVSVIAGVSFYFQEFSFGFVQNQEFLKVIMAALFLTTPASIFIKTLLSSWTPAPDGPNTIQTESLSSAGKYIGILERLLVFTFIMVNHWEGVGFMVAAKSVFRFSDLAQAKQRKLTEYVLIGTLLSFGLAVLTGIIIK
- the purC gene encoding phosphoribosylaminoimidazolesuccinocarboxamide synthase, giving the protein MSQKKEMLYEGKAKQVFATDNPDEVVVRFKDDATAFNAQKRGQVDLKGEMNNAITTLIFEYLNEKGIKTHFIKKLDEREQLVRKVSIIPLEMVVRNYSAGSMAQRLGVEEGIKSPVTIFDICYKKDELGDPLINDHHAVFLGAATYEELDEMYELSSDINDILIDLFDKINIILVDFKIELGKTSDGEIILADEISPDTCRLWDKDTMKKLDKDRFRRDLGEVTEAYVEIYNRLKNLLQK